Proteins co-encoded in one Thamnophis elegans isolate rThaEle1 chromosome 1, rThaEle1.pri, whole genome shotgun sequence genomic window:
- the LOC116522909 gene encoding LOW QUALITY PROTEIN: homeobox protein Hox-B5-like (The sequence of the model RefSeq protein was modified relative to this genomic sequence to represent the inferred CDS: inserted 1 base in 1 codon): MSYYFVHSFSGRYPNAPDYQLLNYGAGRSMDGSYRDPGNMHACSYGGYKYNGMDLSISGSATTTSSSSSSQFGAIGESSRIFSAQAALESRLREAFSCSLSCPESLPCTSSTSTGGVNESRGGKTAGSSHAXPVASVGTDSVTAFAEIDETSASSRTEESGSQANNGARVQTELNATSTPAA; this comes from the exons ATGAGTTATTACTTTGTACATTCATTCTCAGGACGCTACCCTAATGCCCCAGACTATCAGCTGTTAAATTATGGGGCCGGCAGATCCATGGATGGATCCTATAGAGATCCAGGCAACATGCACGCCTGCTCTTACGGGGGATACAAATACAATGGAATGGATCTGAGCATCAGCGGATcagccaccaccacctcctcctcctcctccagccaaTTTGGAGCGATTGGGGAGAGCTCTCGCATATTTTCTGCCCAGGCAGCGCTCGAAAGCAGGTTAAGAGAGGCGTTCAGCTGCTCCTTGTCTTGTCCCGAATCCCTCCCTTGCACAAGCAGCACCAGTACTGGCGGAGTCAACGAAAGCCGTGGAGGCAAGACAGCCGGGTCCTCCCACG AACCAGTAGCTTCTGTCGGCACAGATAGTGTCACCGCGTTTGCCGAAATAGATGAAACCAGCGCGTCCTCGCGAACTGAAGAGAGCGGTTCTCAAGCCAACAATGGCGCCCGAGTTCAGACGGAGCTGAACGCCACCTCCACGCCGGCCGCATAA